One region of Mucilaginibacter gotjawali genomic DNA includes:
- a CDS encoding SusC/RagA family TonB-linked outer membrane protein — MFNLKKLLLFLLLVVSCCNLFAQGRVLKGKVTEKDGSALPGVVIEIKGNTKSAVASGPDGFFSINISGAATLVAHSIGYTAQTINVTASQNNLTIVMQVDNQQLGEIVITGYAKQKKGNLTSAISVVSADKLKDVTSDDIGAMLQGKVAGLQVVNSSGAPGSASEIRLRGVSSVNASQSPLFVVDGIIGGNYDPNDVESVTVLKDAGATAIYGSQANGGVIIVTTKKAKGDKTQYEFSATTGFKTPDFGTMVMMNSSELYQNQKQLFRDYIPGAANNSYVIDLVQFQSQRPASILNTNTNWLTTLFKSAPIQNYHFSTSGKTAKNEYYFGATFYNEGGTFMNTDFKRVNLRTNDVYHFTDKITMTNSINVSGTLGKSYDYNDIYYAYLNLPWDNPYDANHNAIYVDGNSTFKWWSRDKTNPINTIQNSNHPYKNFDVNYDLGLDLPITPWLSFNTSNRLSAYYGYSSTYYSPAVEGFYHGTGYLNNQSSFSYGGISTNLLKFNFQFGKSALNGIAGVEFEGSENDYMGASGKGLPLGLAVLDVVSNTQTVNGYYNTPSIVSYLSQVNYSYLGRYFLSGSFRTDGSSAFPPSNRYASFPSISAGWLASNEDFLKDSHTIDNLKLRVSYGITGTQDIGAGRYLGLYSLNTQYNSSVGATPYQLESPNLTWESKHQLDAGFDIGLFHRINITVDAYHNITKNLLLQVAQPLSVGFETKWENKGQVLNNGLEFAINSVNIKSANFQWTTDFNISFNNNKLQGFPSTVVSTGASSVSQIYRNDGNLYEFYMPKWEGVNPQTGAPQWEVETKDSKGNVTSKSVTSNYALATLEEQGSALPKYQGGFNNEFKYKKFFLRVNTYFVYGNKIYNANLSEVQNDGSEPYLNQIVAPKGTIVWTHPGQIATDPSPQNNTNSTSPSTRYLKDGSYLSIRNIALGYSLPKSFVQRLKLSDVNVSVSADNVYTFTHYLGQDPATTITPGNFITPGVADFKYPDNRQFLLNINIKF, encoded by the coding sequence ATGTTCAATTTGAAAAAACTTTTACTCTTTCTTTTGTTGGTAGTGAGCTGTTGTAACCTTTTTGCCCAGGGCCGGGTGTTAAAAGGAAAGGTTACTGAAAAAGATGGCTCAGCATTACCCGGAGTTGTTATTGAAATAAAAGGCAACACTAAAAGCGCAGTCGCTTCGGGCCCGGATGGTTTCTTTTCCATAAACATTAGTGGCGCCGCTACTTTAGTGGCACACTCCATTGGTTACACGGCTCAAACCATTAATGTAACCGCATCGCAAAACAACTTAACCATCGTAATGCAGGTGGACAACCAGCAATTAGGCGAGATTGTAATTACAGGTTATGCCAAACAAAAGAAAGGCAACCTTACAAGCGCTATTTCTGTAGTATCAGCAGATAAATTAAAAGATGTAACCAGCGACGATATTGGCGCTATGTTACAAGGCAAAGTTGCGGGTTTGCAGGTAGTCAATTCATCAGGTGCCCCCGGCAGCGCATCTGAAATCCGACTCAGGGGGGTATCCTCTGTAAATGCCTCGCAAAGCCCTTTATTTGTGGTTGATGGCATAATTGGAGGCAATTATGACCCTAATGACGTGGAAAGCGTAACAGTTTTAAAAGATGCCGGTGCTACTGCCATTTATGGTTCACAGGCAAATGGCGGCGTTATCATCGTAACTACCAAAAAAGCTAAGGGCGATAAAACGCAATATGAATTTAGTGCCACAACAGGTTTTAAAACCCCTGATTTTGGCACCATGGTTATGATGAATAGCAGCGAGTTGTATCAAAACCAAAAGCAGTTGTTTCGTGATTACATTCCGGGCGCTGCCAATAACAGCTATGTAATTGATTTGGTTCAGTTTCAATCGCAGCGGCCGGCATCAATACTAAATACCAATACTAATTGGTTAACTACCTTATTTAAAAGCGCCCCTATTCAAAATTACCATTTTTCTACATCAGGTAAAACGGCAAAGAACGAATATTACTTCGGCGCCACTTTTTATAACGAAGGCGGAACCTTTATGAACACTGATTTTAAACGTGTTAATTTAAGGACAAACGATGTTTATCACTTTACCGACAAGATCACGATGACCAACAGCATTAATGTTAGCGGTACGCTGGGGAAAAGCTATGATTATAATGACATTTATTACGCTTACTTAAATTTGCCATGGGATAACCCGTATGATGCTAATCATAATGCGATTTATGTTGATGGCAACTCTACTTTCAAATGGTGGTCAAGGGATAAAACAAACCCTATAAATACCATCCAAAACTCAAACCATCCTTATAAAAATTTTGATGTGAATTATGACCTCGGGCTGGATTTGCCTATAACCCCCTGGTTATCATTTAATACATCAAACCGTTTAAGTGCATATTACGGGTACAGTTCAACTTATTACAGCCCCGCGGTCGAAGGATTTTATCATGGCACCGGGTATTTAAATAACCAAAGTTCGTTCAGCTATGGTGGCATTTCCACCAACTTACTGAAATTTAATTTTCAGTTTGGCAAAAGTGCATTGAACGGAATAGCCGGTGTTGAGTTTGAGGGTAGTGAAAATGATTATATGGGTGCAAGCGGTAAGGGATTGCCGCTCGGACTGGCTGTATTGGATGTAGTGTCTAATACGCAGACGGTAAACGGCTATTATAATACGCCATCAATCGTATCTTATCTTTCACAGGTAAATTACAGCTACCTTGGTCGCTACTTTTTAAGCGGATCCTTCCGGACAGACGGATCTTCAGCATTTCCTCCATCTAACCGTTATGCCTCTTTCCCATCTATATCTGCAGGATGGTTAGCAAGTAATGAGGATTTTTTAAAGGATAGCCACACCATTGACAATCTGAAATTGCGGGTAAGTTATGGTATTACCGGCACACAGGATATTGGTGCAGGCAGATACCTGGGTTTGTACTCGTTAAATACACAATATAACTCATCTGTAGGCGCCACGCCTTACCAATTGGAAAGCCCGAATTTAACATGGGAAAGTAAACACCAGCTGGATGCAGGTTTCGATATAGGCTTATTCCACCGCATTAACATTACGGTTGATGCCTATCACAATATTACAAAAAACCTGTTATTGCAGGTTGCCCAGCCCTTATCTGTTGGCTTTGAAACCAAATGGGAAAATAAAGGACAGGTACTTAATAATGGGTTGGAGTTTGCTATCAATAGCGTAAATATAAAAAGCGCTAATTTTCAGTGGACAACCGATTTTAACATCAGCTTTAACAACAACAAACTACAGGGTTTCCCTTCAACAGTTGTTTCAACAGGCGCCAGTTCAGTTTCGCAAATTTACCGTAATGATGGTAACCTGTACGAGTTCTATATGCCAAAATGGGAAGGGGTAAACCCGCAAACAGGCGCTCCCCAATGGGAAGTTGAAACTAAAGATAGCAAAGGCAATGTAACCTCTAAATCAGTTACTTCCAATTATGCTTTGGCAACTTTGGAGGAACAAGGTTCGGCCCTACCAAAATACCAGGGAGGTTTTAACAACGAGTTTAAATACAAGAAGTTTTTCTTGCGTGTAAATACTTACTTTGTATACGGTAACAAAATTTATAACGCAAATCTGAGCGAAGTACAAAATGACGGCAGCGAACCGTATCTGAACCAGATCGTTGCGCCAAAAGGCACTATCGTATGGACACATCCGGGTCAAATAGCGACAGATCCAAGCCCTCAGAATAACACTAACTCTACCTCACCGTCAACCAGGTATTTGAAAGACGGCAGTTACCTGAGTATAAGAAATATTGCATTGGGCTACAGCTTGCCCAAATCTTTCGTGCAGCGGCTGAAATTATCCGATGTAAACGTATCTGTAAGCGCCGACAATGTATACACCTTTACCCATTACCTGGGCCAGGATCCGGCAACAACTATTACACCAGGTAATTTTATTACCCCTGGCGTTGCCGATTTTAAATACCCGGACAATCGTCAATTTTTATTGAACATAAATATCAAATTTTAA
- a CDS encoding acyltransferase family protein: MESIIPKSANRLISLDVMRGLIMILLAGESCLVYEHLHALHLGGAADGLINQFFHDPWHGLHFWDCVQPAFMLMAGAAMYISYNSKRAKGITWQQNFKHIALRSVKLFLLGTGLHCVYAGKLVFELWNVLTQLSFTTIIAYLIINRSFWFQLSFSIALLVITDVLYRNILMPGFDRPYTEFHNFGAYMDTVLMGKINTDGWVAINIIPTAAHTIWGVLAGKLLISKEPATKKIQYLVIAGLVGLALGFGLDIANITPIIKRISTSSFVLASGGWVLLLLAFLYWLIDIKHVNKYAWICIVVGVNSIFIYLFFETAGAQWFNNAIGIFVKGLLGFTGLQANLIAVFSALVTLFAEWYLCYFLSKHKVFIKI, encoded by the coding sequence ATGGAAAGCATTATTCCGAAATCGGCTAACAGGCTCATCTCCTTAGATGTGATGCGCGGGCTTATTATGATATTGCTGGCCGGCGAAAGCTGCCTGGTATATGAGCATTTACACGCACTGCATTTAGGAGGTGCCGCCGACGGCTTGATCAACCAGTTTTTTCATGACCCGTGGCATGGCCTCCACTTTTGGGACTGCGTACAGCCGGCCTTTATGCTAATGGCGGGGGCGGCCATGTATATTTCCTATAACTCAAAACGGGCGAAAGGCATAACCTGGCAGCAAAACTTTAAACACATTGCGCTGCGGTCGGTAAAATTATTTTTACTGGGTACAGGCTTACACTGTGTTTATGCAGGCAAACTTGTTTTTGAACTTTGGAATGTGCTTACCCAGTTATCGTTTACTACCATTATCGCTTATCTGATCATCAACAGATCGTTTTGGTTCCAGTTAAGTTTCTCAATAGCCCTGCTGGTGATAACTGATGTTTTGTACCGCAATATATTAATGCCCGGGTTTGATCGGCCTTATACAGAGTTTCACAACTTTGGGGCTTATATGGATACCGTGCTGATGGGGAAAATCAATACCGACGGGTGGGTTGCCATCAATATTATCCCAACGGCGGCACACACCATTTGGGGGGTATTGGCGGGCAAACTATTGATATCAAAAGAACCGGCCACGAAAAAGATCCAATACCTGGTAATTGCCGGCCTGGTTGGGCTGGCCTTGGGTTTTGGGCTGGATATTGCAAATATAACCCCGATCATAAAGCGGATAAGCACCAGCTCCTTTGTGCTGGCATCAGGCGGATGGGTATTGCTGCTCCTGGCTTTTCTGTATTGGTTAATCGATATAAAACACGTAAACAAATATGCATGGATTTGTATAGTGGTGGGGGTAAACTCCATCTTTATTTACCTGTTTTTTGAAACCGCAGGCGCACAATGGTTCAACAACGCCATAGGCATATTTGTTAAGGGATTGCTGGGCTTTACAGGCTTGCAGGCAAACCTGATTGCCGTATTTTCTGCACTGGTAACCTTATTTGCTGAATGGTACCTGTGTTATTTCCTGAGTAAGCATAAAGTGTTCATAAAAATATAA
- a CDS encoding RagB/SusD family nutrient uptake outer membrane protein gives MKNKLFYITALSLLICTGCKQNDLPTNAVTTASLTTTPDGLLNAVNGAYALFKDHVSFEGTTDDNNMYLRQYFQMSDFASDDVVCAQITTDPLFLAFSLGFTPTQTNASYFWYISYKIISDANTVIEAGSKISSPTAAQQQLIGECYFLRAFCHFNLVRFFAEPYTINPDAPGIILRTSTTDPSSKARSSVKEVYAQIIADGIKAASLMNAPRGKTYASKEAAEALLSRVSLYEGDNTSTITYSNAVINSGNFTESTADAYKTLFSNAPANPETIFCIAFTTLDDYGKFGSIASQYYSNGNSGWGEEYASQPLRTLYAQNPSDVRSSYIVDLVDSTGTQQYKNGIPIYYVTKFSFQGGSPTLSSPVMFRLSEMYLNKAEAEAKLGQTAAALADVDMIRKNRGLSGALYNGTVPSNTTLLDVVLKERRLELAFEADRTFTVYRNKMNMDKTYWGYHLQGLQASDINLSVAPANYPNMIIPYTSTKIIYYIPQAEILSNPLATQNP, from the coding sequence ATGAAAAATAAATTATTTTATATAACAGCGCTATCTCTGCTGATATGCACAGGCTGTAAACAAAATGACCTGCCTACCAATGCTGTAACTACGGCATCATTAACAACTACACCCGATGGCTTATTAAATGCCGTAAATGGCGCTTATGCGTTATTTAAGGATCATGTTTCTTTTGAGGGCACTACAGATGATAATAATATGTATCTGCGGCAGTATTTCCAGATGTCGGACTTCGCGTCAGACGATGTGGTATGCGCCCAGATCACTACCGACCCGTTATTTCTTGCTTTTTCGTTGGGTTTTACCCCTACACAAACCAATGCAAGTTATTTCTGGTACATTTCCTACAAAATCATCAGTGATGCAAATACTGTAATAGAGGCCGGAAGCAAAATAAGCAGCCCAACGGCCGCGCAGCAGCAATTGATTGGCGAATGCTATTTTTTAAGAGCTTTCTGCCACTTTAACCTGGTTCGCTTTTTTGCTGAGCCTTATACCATAAACCCCGATGCTCCCGGCATTATATTAAGAACATCAACCACTGATCCGTCATCAAAAGCGCGTTCAAGTGTTAAAGAAGTTTATGCACAAATAATTGCTGATGGAATTAAAGCTGCATCGCTGATGAACGCGCCGCGCGGAAAAACCTATGCGAGTAAGGAAGCTGCAGAGGCCTTATTATCAAGGGTTTCATTATACGAAGGTGATAATACAAGCACCATCACCTATAGCAACGCGGTTATTAATTCAGGGAACTTTACTGAATCAACTGCAGATGCCTATAAAACACTCTTTTCAAATGCACCGGCGAATCCTGAAACAATATTTTGCATAGCGTTTACCACTTTGGATGATTACGGAAAATTTGGTTCAATAGCTTCTCAATATTATTCAAACGGCAACTCCGGCTGGGGTGAAGAATATGCTTCGCAGCCTTTACGTACGTTATATGCCCAAAATCCATCGGACGTCCGCTCCTCCTATATAGTCGACCTGGTAGATTCAACAGGTACACAGCAGTACAAAAATGGCATTCCAATTTATTATGTAACCAAATTCTCCTTCCAGGGAGGCAGTCCTACGCTCAGCTCCCCGGTAATGTTCCGCCTGTCAGAAATGTACCTGAACAAGGCAGAGGCAGAAGCTAAACTTGGCCAAACAGCAGCCGCGCTTGCCGATGTGGATATGATCAGGAAAAACAGGGGATTATCCGGTGCGCTTTACAACGGCACCGTACCTTCAAATACGACTTTGTTGGATGTTGTATTAAAGGAAAGAAGGTTAGAACTGGCTTTTGAAGCCGACCGTACTTTCACAGTTTACCGCAACAAAATGAATATGGATAAAACTTATTGGGGATACCATTTGCAGGGCTTACAAGCCAGCGACATTAATTTAAGTGTTGCACCTGCCAACTACCCTAATATGATCATCCCGTACACCAGTACCAAAATCATTTATTATATACCACAAGCCGAGATATTATCTAATCCACTGGCAACTCAAAATCCATAA
- a CDS encoding PKD domain-containing protein, which produces MKKFKFILSCFLLTGFITGFEACKKNPEQPVKDVVFTDVVKSYVVTFSNKTTDAKAFRWDFGDSTSSTDANPVHTYTKKGKFVATLYATLNNGQVINGSTIINVSKSSPILLNDNSLKDWDTISNVVIPTGALGGIVQKAKFDYDSQNVYIYMEMKGTVAAGNIFDFYMDTDNDATTGLLTGEIPGGGYDYLLEGPMLSAPDALVQYQHTGAQNAFSFNALSIAEFYTVGTVQDAEGVVKFEMSLSRSKIGGLSGKALTFGIIVSDSGWSEVGWMPGQGQTALTLDISQ; this is translated from the coding sequence ATGAAAAAATTTAAGTTTATATTAAGCTGTTTCTTGCTGACAGGATTTATTACCGGATTTGAAGCCTGTAAAAAGAACCCGGAGCAACCCGTAAAAGATGTGGTTTTTACAGACGTTGTAAAAAGCTACGTAGTTACCTTTTCCAACAAAACTACTGATGCAAAAGCATTCAGATGGGATTTTGGAGACAGCACCAGCTCAACCGATGCCAATCCGGTACATACCTATACAAAAAAAGGGAAATTTGTAGCCACTTTGTATGCGACGTTAAATAACGGCCAGGTTATAAATGGTTCAACCATCATCAACGTATCAAAAAGCTCACCCATATTATTGAATGATAATTCATTAAAGGATTGGGATACCATATCAAACGTGGTTATACCAACCGGGGCCCTGGGCGGAATTGTTCAGAAAGCTAAATTCGATTATGATAGCCAGAATGTTTATATCTACATGGAGATGAAAGGAACGGTAGCTGCAGGAAACATTTTTGACTTCTATATGGATACTGACAATGATGCCACCACTGGTTTACTTACAGGCGAGATACCGGGCGGGGGTTACGATTACCTGCTGGAAGGCCCGATGCTTAGCGCCCCGGATGCATTGGTTCAATATCAACATACAGGGGCACAAAACGCGTTTAGTTTTAACGCACTAAGTATCGCTGAATTTTATACTGTAGGTACGGTTCAGGACGCAGAGGGAGTTGTAAAATTCGAGATGTCACTTAGCCGCAGTAAAATTGGCGGGTTAAGCGGCAAAGCGTTGACCTTCGGTATAATTGTTAGTGATTCGGGTTGGAGTGAAGTGGGTTGGATGCCTGGACAGGGCCAAACTGCTTTAACACTTGACATCAGCCAATAA